Genomic DNA from Comamonas antarctica:
TCGGCCGCAACTACGAAGAGCACGCCAAGGAAATGGGCTTCACCGGCCGCGAGCCGCCGTTCTTCTTCCTCAAGCCCTCCAATGCCCTGCTGCCCGTCGAAGCCGGCACCACGGGCGAGATGCCCTACCCCACGCTGACCAGCAACCTGCACCATGAGATCGAGCTGGTGGTGGCCATCGGCAAGGGCGGCAAGAACATCCGCGCCGCCGATGCCGCCCAGCATATCTACGGCTACGCCGTCGGCCTGGACATGACGCGCCGCGACCTGCAAAACGACATGAAGAAGCAGGGCCGCCCCTGGTGCATCGGCAAGGCCTTCGAGCACGCCGCGCCCATCGGCCCGATCACGCCCGTGGCGCAGGCCGGCGACGT
This window encodes:
- a CDS encoding fumarylacetoacetate hydrolase family protein — protein: MQYVFAPAAVDSLPVVGSSERFPVGRIYCVGRNYEEHAKEMGFTGREPPFFFLKPSNALLPVEAGTTGEMPYPTLTSNLHHEIELVVAIGKGGKNIRAADAAQHIYGYAVGLDMTRRDLQNDMKKQGRPWCIGKAFEHAAPIGPITPVAQAGDVEKAEIALQVNGTDRQRSHVTQLIWNIAETIEHLSAAWELRAGDLIMTGTPEGVGAVVRGDLLEGSVAGLTPLSVRIV